A stretch of Desulfomonilia bacterium DNA encodes these proteins:
- a CDS encoding ThiF family adenylyltransferase: protein MHSENSTAISKESGMASYKELFKRNYGVLTDNEQERIRNIRILIIGDSGTGETIALELARCGFEHLTIAGVDSYVLQDVNRQPLCFTDSAGKNKIGVISKALKAINPCMNITAVDRLPDETGIDSLVSKADIIIPAVDDLSYSVLIFRAARRHAKPAVLCMPSGSMGWVCVIDATTPSIEDVFGIPRLGYKGLRAVMHTRAYRCAQYNFITSGDWRVGWYWDYFLGNRQLALICPVSWLAASLAALETLKLASGRWEPVKAPRCWYISKGSVRMGRFSLFIKYHREFGWKLFGNGCGRHFHRQTFWFWRKVFKFLKMRQESLS, encoded by the coding sequence TTGCATTCAGAAAACTCTACGGCCATATCGAAAGAAAGCGGAATGGCCTCATATAAAGAACTCTTCAAACGCAACTACGGCGTTCTCACCGATAATGAACAGGAAAGAATACGTAATATCCGTATCCTAATCATTGGCGACAGCGGCACGGGTGAAACCATCGCTCTGGAACTTGCAAGGTGCGGGTTCGAGCACCTTACGATTGCTGGCGTTGACAGCTATGTGTTGCAGGATGTCAACCGCCAGCCTTTGTGCTTTACCGACTCTGCCGGCAAAAACAAGATCGGCGTTATAAGCAAAGCTCTTAAAGCCATAAATCCATGTATGAACATTACGGCTGTTGACCGCCTGCCCGATGAAACCGGGATTGACAGCCTGGTTTCAAAAGCTGACATTATAATCCCTGCAGTTGATGACCTATCATACAGCGTTTTGATTTTCCGTGCCGCCAGGAGGCATGCCAAACCTGCCGTGCTGTGCATGCCGTCAGGCTCGATGGGCTGGGTTTGCGTAATCGATGCGACGACCCCTTCCATCGAAGATGTCTTCGGCATCCCCAGGCTTGGATATAAAGGACTGAGAGCGGTGATGCACACAAGGGCCTACCGCTGCGCTCAATATAATTTCATAACATCCGGCGACTGGCGCGTAGGCTGGTACTGGGATTATTTCCTTGGGAACAGGCAGCTTGCACTTATCTGTCCGGTTTCATGGCTGGCCGCAAGCCTGGCTGCGCTTGAAACCTTAAAGCTTGCTTCCGGCAGATGGGAACCGGTGAAAGCGCCCCGGTGCTGGTATATCAGCAAAGGCAGCGTCAGAATGGGCCGCTTCAGCCTTTTCATAAAATATCACCGGGAATTCGGCTGGAAGCTATTCGGCAACGGCTGCGGCCGGCATTTCCACCGCCAGACATTCTGGTTCTGGAGAAAGGTCTTCAAATTCCTTAAGATGAGGCAGGAAAGCCTATCATGA
- a CDS encoding ThiF family adenylyltransferase — MDIYRTLFERNYGIFTEKEQSRLKAAKILIAGCGGIGGTVAIILARSGVENFILIEPDRYEPSNMNRQICCFENTIGINKAEAVEEQIKRINPEAHIETHGIKLGHEEIRELIKKVDIVFPAADDFAFSLIMFRDAQRLGKPALLIVPSGTWGHVSMIMPDSPPVEDIEGVPKLVTYEELKEMFNTPRYKFGTYFYVPVASWQIDYYRRFVFEGAPPTQLCPIVWTCSSIGAMEIVKTITGKWKAVTSPRYYSITHKLIKVQRINGISLTTLLIWQRKLMYKIFQTKFGPFLELGQKAWWLAFRKLYGHIERKRNGLI; from the coding sequence TTGGACATCTACCGGACCCTTTTTGAAAGAAACTACGGGATATTCACCGAGAAGGAACAGTCAAGGCTCAAGGCTGCTAAAATTCTGATCGCCGGGTGCGGCGGCATAGGCGGAACCGTGGCAATAATCCTTGCGCGTTCAGGCGTTGAAAATTTCATCCTTATCGAGCCTGACAGATACGAACCGTCCAATATGAACCGTCAGATATGCTGCTTTGAAAATACCATCGGCATAAACAAGGCCGAGGCTGTTGAAGAGCAAATAAAAAGGATCAACCCTGAAGCACATATTGAGACACACGGCATAAAGCTCGGTCACGAAGAAATCAGGGAATTGATCAAAAAAGTGGATATTGTTTTTCCGGCGGCGGATGATTTCGCATTCAGTCTTATAATGTTCCGTGACGCCCAGCGTCTTGGCAAACCCGCACTGCTTATCGTTCCTTCCGGTACCTGGGGGCATGTGAGCATGATAATGCCTGATAGCCCGCCAGTTGAGGACATCGAAGGGGTACCGAAGCTCGTTACCTATGAAGAACTTAAAGAAATGTTCAATACTCCCCGCTACAAGTTCGGGACATATTTCTATGTGCCTGTGGCAAGCTGGCAGATCGACTATTACAGGAGGTTCGTTTTTGAAGGGGCCCCTCCCACGCAGCTTTGCCCGATTGTCTGGACATGCTCATCCATAGGCGCAATGGAAATCGTCAAGACCATAACAGGCAAATGGAAGGCAGTAACTTCACCCAGATATTATTCCATAACTCATAAGCTCATAAAGGTTCAGAGGATAAACGGCATAAGCCTGACAACGCTCCTTATCTGGCAGAGAAAGCTCATGTATAAAATATTCCAGACTAAGTTCGGCCCGTTTCTCGAACTCGGACAGAAGGCCTGGTGGCTTGCATTCAGAAAACTCTACGGCCATATCGAAAGAAAGCGGAATGGCCTCATATAA
- a CDS encoding amidohydrolase family protein: MQKIPSKGLTRREFVAGTLAAAVMASMPQTGYAEETKDNNLTRIDKKKIVLLYNCNLIDVRTGKLIPNGYIIYSNSKIIAVGAGEINPDYAQKINLKGAYVIPGLIDGHCHTTASPVYGSSIWGIFKLIELQRRHFPSCINGGVTTVRDMGSFPPILHGYIKDINKGKLTGPRVVYCNSIININGGHPDIKPTDITMFADLAKPFMGSLQANFKNNDELMKALDENTTDASFIKLTIDNKSIFPKKGDIPVYTDEQLKMIFDYAEKKSLPVSCHNHRKWGYDRAMKYPFNSIEHTIGDAYLTDDETNLMAKRKVSIVPTLTIAQCFLIEDAYDTVPAQFRNDFIDNEVRIRNDYVNNQGYKDFDPKLNQANIDSMKLYKTMGKDNLYKNKKFLVDPDLYYSIMLHAPQNMKKMKDSGVNIGVGIDAGMPFAYFGGYYRELELLTRVGFTNAEVLRCATLNNAKILCMEDRIGTLEPGKYADLVVYAENPLDRIEVCRTPKMVFRDGDILFSAETVMIENPVKDKA, from the coding sequence ATGCAGAAAATCCCATCAAAAGGTTTGACAAGACGCGAGTTCGTTGCCGGAACATTGGCTGCAGCGGTTATGGCTTCCATGCCTCAGACGGGGTATGCAGAAGAAACAAAAGATAACAATCTGACAAGGATCGATAAAAAAAAGATTGTTCTTCTATATAACTGCAATTTAATAGATGTCCGCACCGGGAAACTGATTCCCAATGGGTACATAATATACAGTAATTCTAAAATAATTGCTGTCGGTGCGGGGGAAATCAATCCTGACTATGCACAGAAGATAAACCTTAAAGGCGCATATGTGATTCCCGGACTGATTGACGGTCATTGCCACACGACCGCATCGCCTGTTTACGGTTCCAGTATCTGGGGTATTTTCAAACTGATTGAACTTCAGAGAAGGCATTTTCCCAGCTGCATTAACGGCGGCGTGACCACGGTGAGGGACATGGGCTCATTCCCGCCCATACTGCATGGTTATATAAAAGACATCAATAAGGGAAAGCTGACCGGGCCTCGTGTCGTCTACTGTAATTCCATAATCAACATAAACGGCGGGCATCCCGATATAAAGCCTACAGACATCACGATGTTCGCTGATCTGGCAAAGCCTTTTATGGGATCGCTCCAGGCCAACTTCAAAAACAATGACGAACTTATGAAGGCCCTCGATGAAAACACGACCGATGCCTCTTTCATAAAACTTACCATTGACAATAAATCGATCTTCCCGAAAAAGGGTGACATACCTGTCTACACCGATGAGCAGCTTAAAATGATATTTGATTACGCCGAGAAAAAAAGCCTCCCGGTTTCATGCCACAATCATCGCAAATGGGGTTATGACCGCGCCATGAAATATCCCTTCAATTCAATCGAGCACACTATTGGAGATGCGTATCTGACAGATGATGAGACAAACCTGATGGCTAAGAGAAAAGTATCCATTGTTCCTACTCTTACTATCGCCCAATGCTTTCTGATTGAAGATGCGTATGATACAGTCCCGGCGCAGTTCAGGAATGATTTCATCGATAATGAAGTAAGGATCAGGAACGATTACGTCAATAACCAGGGATACAAGGATTTCGACCCGAAACTGAACCAGGCGAACATTGACAGCATGAAGCTTTATAAGACGATGGGCAAGGATAATCTGTATAAGAACAAAAAATTTCTTGTGGACCCCGACCTCTATTACAGCATCATGCTTCATGCTCCCCAGAATATGAAGAAGATGAAAGACTCGGGCGTCAACATCGGTGTCGGTATTGATGCAGGGATGCCCTTTGCCTATTTCGGGGGTTATTACAGGGAACTCGAACTGCTCACAAGGGTTGGTTTCACGAATGCCGAAGTCCTCAGATGTGCAACGCTCAACAATGCGAAGATCCTATGCATGGAGGACAGAATCGGGACACTCGAACCCGGAAAATATGCTGACCTGGTTGTATATGCTGAAAATCCGCTTGATAGAATCGAGGTATGCAGAACGCCGAAGATGGTATTCAGGGATGGTGATATCCTTTTTTCTGCGGAAACGGTAATGATTGAAAATCCAGTTAAGGATAAGGCATAG
- a CDS encoding NAD(P)H-dependent oxidoreductase subunit E, protein MSAVQAANLSGLEEFTSEQIAKMDAIIANYKGKPGALIPVLEQVQEELGFLPMAVQQRVANGLNLPVANVYGVVTFYSFFTMVPRGKHNIRVCLGTACYVRGSQRLLETLTGILGIEPGGCTEDRQFSLETVRCLGACGLAPVVVVDNDTHGQMKVAKLESLLAQYK, encoded by the coding sequence ATGTCAGCAGTTCAGGCAGCAAATCTTAGCGGCCTCGAGGAGTTCACATCCGAGCAGATAGCAAAAATGGATGCTATCATAGCGAATTACAAGGGCAAGCCGGGTGCACTCATTCCGGTGCTCGAGCAGGTTCAGGAAGAACTCGGATTTCTCCCGATGGCGGTTCAGCAGAGGGTGGCGAACGGTCTTAACCTACCGGTTGCCAATGTCTATGGCGTCGTAACATTCTATTCATTCTTCACGATGGTCCCAAGGGGAAAACACAATATCCGGGTATGCCTCGGGACGGCATGTTATGTCAGAGGTTCACAGAGGCTTCTGGAAACCCTTACCGGTATTCTCGGTATAGAGCCGGGCGGCTGCACAGAGGACAGGCAGTTCTCTCTTGAAACGGTCCGGTGCCTGGGAGCATGCGGTCTGGCGCCCGTTGTCGTAGTTGATAACGATACGCACGGCCAGATGAAAGTGGCAAAGCTGGAAAGCTTGCTGGCGCAGTACAAATAG
- a CDS encoding (2Fe-2S) ferredoxin domain-containing protein, producing the protein MAKLTIEDLKKIKEKVEKEDQFRSGEKRVKINVHMGTCGIASGAKEVLDTVMEEIEENKSNDVLVTTSGCIGICSREPLVTIEEQGKDATVYEYVNKNKMRQIFKRHVMGGEIQSDFVMARGKEQDGR; encoded by the coding sequence ATGGCGAAGCTTACGATTGAAGATCTTAAAAAGATAAAGGAAAAAGTCGAGAAGGAAGATCAGTTCCGTTCAGGCGAAAAAAGGGTAAAGATCAATGTCCATATGGGAACCTGCGGAATTGCATCGGGCGCCAAGGAAGTGCTCGATACGGTCATGGAAGAGATTGAAGAGAATAAGTCAAATGACGTTCTTGTAACGACATCAGGCTGCATCGGAATCTGCAGCAGAGAGCCTCTTGTAACTATAGAAGAGCAGGGCAAGGATGCAACCGTTTATGAATATGTAAACAAAAACAAGATGAGACAGATTTTCAAACGTCATGTCATGGGCGGCGAAATACAGAGCGATTTCGTAATGGCCCGCGGCAAAGAGCAGGATGGGAGGTAG
- the nuoF gene encoding NADH-quinone oxidoreductase subunit NuoF: MAARVFRAHILVCGGTGCRATGSEAILSDVVKELAKKGLTNEVSVVETGCNGFCAAGPIMVIYPEGTFYQYVKASDVPEIIEEHIVKGRPVQRLMYKEPVTEKPIPHMQEIPFFGKQMLIALKNRGLIDAEKIDEYIARDGYMAAAKALTEMKPDEVIEQVKKSGLRGRGGGGFPTGMKWSFARKSPGDEKFILCNADEGDPGAFMDRSVLEADPHAVLEGMIIAGYSIGASQGYIYCRAEYPLAIKRLNLAIEQAREYGLLGKNILGSNYSLDIEVYQGAGAFVCGEETALMASIEGRRGMPRPRPPFPATSGLWNKPSVLNNVETFANIPQIILKGGDWYASIGTQGSKGTKVFALTGAVNNVGLVEVPMGTPIGDIIFDIGGGIPKGKNFKAAQLGGPSGGCIPAQALNTPTDYEEIVKLGAIMGSGGLIVMDEDTCMVDTARFFMEFCQEESCGKCTPCREGTKRMLEILQKICNGKGEPGDIELLEDLAGVIKDSALCGLGQTAPNPVLSTLKYFRDEYEAHIYDKKCPAAVCSALFKSPCQHACPIDMDIPGYIALIRAGRLDDGYKLMKQTNPFPGVCGRVCPQFCASKCRRGQLDEPMAIAWLKRYIADNGKRPEVKAVEVTRKQKIAIIGAGPAGLTAAQDLAKRGYKVTVFESLPKAGGMMRYAIPEYRMPRNIIDLEVADIAALGVEIKTNCKIGKDISFDKLKKDYDIVLLAIGAQKSWTLDIEGEDSKGVYGAVEFLREVNLGKKVKVGSKVAVIGGGNSAIDAARTALRLGAKDVTILYRRERKDMPAWENEIVAAEHEGVRIEYLVAPTKVVSKAGKVTGIECERMKLAEFDKSGRRRPKAIADSKYVIAVDTIIPAISQALDADWLDESSGITVTKGGTVAVAGRTKTATTAEGIFVAGDAAKGPATVVEAIAMGHQSAAEIDSYIRKLNGEPEYKMPESEKIDIPFEVDEEVVETPKTEMPELSLKARAGNFDEVETGYNKKLAYKEACRCLRCDAEL; this comes from the coding sequence ATGGCAGCCAGAGTTTTCAGGGCACACATACTTGTCTGCGGCGGAACAGGCTGCAGGGCGACAGGCAGCGAAGCGATCCTGAGCGACGTCGTAAAGGAGCTCGCCAAGAAGGGGCTTACAAATGAGGTAAGTGTTGTCGAAACCGGATGTAACGGTTTCTGCGCAGCGGGCCCCATCATGGTAATATATCCTGAAGGTACTTTCTATCAGTACGTAAAAGCATCCGATGTTCCCGAGATTATAGAAGAACATATCGTCAAGGGGCGTCCGGTTCAGAGGCTCATGTACAAAGAACCCGTAACCGAAAAGCCGATTCCCCACATGCAGGAGATACCATTCTTCGGCAAGCAGATGCTTATTGCCCTTAAGAACAGGGGGCTTATCGATGCCGAGAAGATTGATGAATACATAGCCCGCGACGGTTACATGGCGGCGGCGAAAGCGCTTACCGAAATGAAACCGGACGAGGTTATCGAGCAGGTAAAGAAATCTGGACTTCGCGGCCGTGGGGGCGGAGGATTCCCAACAGGCATGAAGTGGTCTTTTGCACGCAAGAGTCCTGGAGATGAGAAATTCATCCTCTGCAATGCAGACGAAGGCGACCCGGGAGCATTCATGGACCGTTCTGTCCTAGAAGCCGATCCTCATGCCGTACTCGAAGGCATGATAATCGCAGGTTACTCAATCGGCGCAAGCCAGGGTTACATCTATTGTCGTGCTGAGTATCCTCTTGCAATCAAGAGGCTCAATCTGGCAATCGAACAGGCGCGCGAATACGGCCTGCTCGGAAAGAATATTCTTGGTTCAAACTACAGCCTTGATATCGAAGTCTATCAGGGCGCAGGCGCATTCGTATGCGGCGAAGAAACAGCTCTTATGGCATCGATCGAAGGCCGCCGCGGCATGCCGAGGCCTAGACCGCCGTTCCCTGCAACATCGGGTCTCTGGAACAAGCCTTCGGTTCTCAACAATGTCGAGACGTTTGCAAATATTCCTCAGATCATTCTGAAAGGCGGCGACTGGTATGCATCAATCGGCACCCAGGGTTCAAAGGGCACGAAGGTTTTCGCACTGACCGGTGCAGTCAACAACGTAGGTCTTGTCGAAGTCCCGATGGGAACGCCGATCGGCGACATTATTTTCGATATCGGCGGCGGAATCCCGAAGGGCAAGAATTTCAAGGCGGCTCAGCTGGGCGGACCTTCCGGCGGATGTATTCCTGCTCAGGCATTGAACACCCCTACAGACTATGAAGAGATAGTAAAGCTCGGCGCAATCATGGGTTCCGGCGGCCTCATCGTCATGGATGAAGATACCTGTATGGTCGATACTGCCAGATTCTTCATGGAATTCTGCCAGGAAGAGTCCTGCGGTAAATGTACGCCATGCCGCGAAGGCACCAAGCGCATGCTCGAAATACTTCAGAAAATATGCAATGGCAAAGGCGAACCGGGCGATATCGAACTACTGGAAGATCTTGCCGGAGTAATCAAAGATTCAGCCCTTTGCGGACTTGGCCAGACAGCACCGAATCCGGTTCTTTCAACACTCAAATATTTCAGGGATGAGTACGAAGCACATATCTATGACAAGAAGTGCCCGGCGGCCGTATGTTCGGCTCTGTTCAAATCACCCTGTCAGCATGCATGTCCGATAGACATGGATATACCGGGTTATATAGCGCTGATAAGGGCGGGCAGGCTCGATGATGGTTACAAGCTCATGAAGCAGACAAACCCGTTCCCCGGCGTATGCGGCCGCGTATGCCCGCAGTTCTGCGCTTCAAAATGCCGCAGAGGCCAGCTGGACGAGCCTATGGCTATCGCATGGCTCAAGAGGTATATTGCAGACAACGGCAAGCGACCGGAAGTAAAGGCCGTCGAAGTTACCAGAAAGCAGAAGATAGCCATAATCGGCGCAGGCCCTGCAGGTCTTACCGCTGCTCAGGACCTGGCAAAGAGAGGCTACAAGGTTACAGTATTCGAGAGTCTTCCGAAGGCGGGCGGCATGATGAGATATGCTATCCCCGAATACAGAATGCCGCGCAACATTATTGACCTTGAGGTGGCTGACATTGCAGCACTTGGTGTTGAGATCAAGACAAACTGCAAAATCGGAAAGGACATCAGCTTTGACAAGCTGAAAAAAGATTATGATATTGTCCTTCTAGCAATAGGCGCCCAGAAGAGCTGGACCCTGGATATCGAAGGCGAGGATTCAAAGGGTGTTTACGGTGCCGTTGAATTCCTGCGCGAAGTAAATCTTGGCAAAAAAGTCAAGGTCGGGTCCAAGGTCGCTGTCATAGGCGGTGGAAATTCCGCAATCGACGCTGCAAGGACAGCGCTCAGGCTTGGAGCGAAAGATGTTACAATCCTTTATCGCCGCGAAAGAAAAGATATGCCTGCCTGGGAAAACGAAATTGTTGCGGCAGAGCATGAAGGCGTCAGAATTGAATACCTGGTTGCTCCTACAAAGGTTGTCAGCAAGGCGGGAAAAGTTACAGGCATAGAGTGCGAACGTATGAAACTTGCCGAATTCGACAAATCGGGAAGGCGCCGTCCAAAAGCCATTGCCGACAGCAAGTATGTTATCGCAGTTGATACAATCATCCCTGCAATTTCTCAGGCCCTTGATGCTGACTGGCTTGATGAGAGTTCAGGTATAACAGTTACAAAAGGCGGCACCGTTGCCGTTGCCGGAAGGACAAAAACTGCGACTACGGCTGAAGGCATATTCGTAGCCGGCGACGCTGCAAAGGGACCTGCAACAGTTGTTGAGGCCATTGCAATGGGTCATCAGTCGGCTGCTGAAATAGACAGCTACATCAGGAAGCTTAACGGCGAACCTGAGTACAAGATGCCTGAGAGCGAAAAGATAGACATCCCGTTCGAGGTTGACGAAGAGGTTGTCGAGACCCCGAAAACGGAAATGCCCGAACTGAGCCTTAAGGCAAGGGCCGGCAATTTTGACGAAGTCGAGACCGGATACAACAAGAAACTTGCCTACAAGGAGGCATGCCGCTGCCTGAGGTGCGATGCCGAACTTTAG
- the fdhF gene encoding formate dehydrogenase subunit alpha: MKITINRNELEFQAGKTVYEVARENGIYIPVLCHHELVKPVGACRVCVVEIQGARNLVASCAMPAEDNMKVFTNTDRVLNARKLVVELLMTQGQHNCITCESSGDCVLQDLAYSLGVEKPRFPEPEKLPQIEQGNEMIVRDMKKCVLCGLCVRACNEVQVNQVLDFTGRGPTAKVGPPFERLYEESDCVFCGECVRFCPVGALYEKQGRFKGRGKGLQKVRTTCSYCGVGCQMDVCVNDGQIAKVTTAREGMPLPNKGSLCIKGRFGYDYVGHPDRLKAPLIKVDGEFKEASWDEAIGFIADKLFKIREANGADAVAGFSSARCTNEENYLFQKFFRAILGTNNVDHCARLUHSSTVAGLATAFGSGAMTNSIEDLEESRCFLVTGSNTTENHPVISTFIKRAVKQGGAKLILVDPRNIELSKFAAIHLKQKPGSDIAWINGMINIIIKEGLLDEKFIAERTENFDALKEAVLKYTPEYVEEISDIPKEDLIRAARMYASSGASAIVYAMGITQHITGTDAVKSLANLSMVTGNIGRPGTGVNPLRGQNNVQGACDMGCLPGNFPAYMQVANDEHRAKFESAWGCTLNAKPGLTIPKIIEGADRGTIKALIIMGENPMMSDPDIAHVEHALGKLDLMVAMDIFMNETTALADVVLPSASWPEKDGTFTNTERKVQRVRKAVTAPGLALPDWKILEMLANKMGASWNYADANAIMEEIRSVTPSYKGISYQRLENEGLQWPCPNEEHPGTRILHSAAFTRGKGLFTVNHYMPPAEVTDNQYPFILTTGRILQQYHTATMTRRSKGLVSMTPDAFVEINPVDAKELGIAAGDKIEISSRRGKITVNADVTSSVDKGVVFVPFHYHEAAVNRLTNTAIDPIANIPEYKVCAVSLKKAL; encoded by the coding sequence ATGAAAATCACCATCAATCGAAATGAATTGGAATTCCAGGCCGGTAAGACAGTTTATGAAGTGGCCAGGGAAAACGGTATTTATATACCCGTCCTCTGCCATCATGAACTTGTAAAACCGGTCGGCGCATGCAGGGTATGTGTGGTTGAGATTCAGGGTGCCAGAAACCTTGTCGCGTCATGTGCCATGCCTGCAGAAGACAACATGAAGGTATTTACCAATACCGACAGGGTGCTCAATGCAAGAAAGCTCGTTGTCGAACTTCTCATGACGCAGGGACAGCATAACTGTATTACATGCGAATCGAGCGGAGACTGCGTGTTGCAGGATCTTGCATATTCTCTAGGCGTCGAAAAGCCAAGGTTTCCTGAGCCTGAAAAGCTGCCTCAAATAGAGCAGGGCAACGAAATGATTGTACGCGACATGAAGAAATGCGTTCTTTGCGGGCTTTGCGTACGTGCCTGCAACGAGGTTCAGGTAAATCAGGTGCTTGATTTTACGGGACGTGGGCCAACTGCAAAGGTCGGGCCTCCTTTCGAAAGGCTTTACGAAGAATCCGACTGCGTCTTCTGCGGCGAATGTGTCCGTTTTTGCCCGGTAGGCGCGCTTTATGAAAAGCAAGGCAGGTTCAAAGGCAGGGGGAAGGGCCTTCAAAAGGTGAGGACAACCTGTTCATATTGCGGTGTCGGTTGTCAGATGGATGTATGCGTCAATGACGGCCAGATTGCGAAAGTGACGACCGCAAGAGAAGGAATGCCGTTGCCAAACAAGGGCAGCCTCTGCATAAAAGGCCGTTTCGGTTACGATTATGTGGGTCATCCGGACAGGCTCAAAGCTCCTCTTATAAAGGTTGATGGAGAGTTTAAGGAGGCATCCTGGGACGAGGCGATCGGTTTCATCGCGGATAAGCTTTTCAAAATCAGGGAAGCAAATGGAGCGGATGCCGTTGCCGGGTTTTCATCCGCGCGATGCACAAATGAAGAGAACTACCTGTTTCAGAAATTTTTCAGGGCGATACTTGGAACCAATAATGTCGACCATTGCGCCCGGCTTTGACACAGCTCAACCGTGGCCGGTCTGGCCACCGCATTCGGTTCCGGTGCAATGACTAATTCGATAGAAGACCTCGAAGAAAGCAGATGCTTCCTTGTAACAGGTTCAAATACGACAGAAAATCATCCCGTCATTTCAACATTCATCAAAAGAGCGGTAAAGCAAGGGGGAGCCAAGCTCATACTCGTTGATCCCAGAAATATCGAGCTCTCGAAATTTGCAGCCATTCACCTCAAACAGAAACCCGGCAGCGATATTGCCTGGATCAACGGTATGATCAACATAATTATCAAAGAAGGACTGCTCGATGAGAAGTTTATAGCGGAAAGGACCGAGAACTTTGATGCCCTGAAGGAAGCTGTTTTAAAATATACGCCCGAGTATGTTGAGGAAATTTCAGACATCCCGAAAGAAGATCTTATCAGGGCTGCAAGGATGTATGCCTCATCAGGTGCGTCCGCCATAGTTTATGCAATGGGTATTACTCAGCACATAACAGGCACCGATGCCGTGAAGTCGCTGGCTAACCTTTCAATGGTCACAGGCAATATCGGCAGACCCGGAACAGGTGTGAATCCGCTTCGCGGTCAGAACAATGTCCAGGGCGCCTGCGACATGGGCTGTCTGCCGGGAAATTTCCCGGCTTACATGCAGGTTGCAAACGATGAGCACAGGGCTAAATTTGAATCTGCCTGGGGATGCACTCTTAACGCGAAACCCGGGCTTACAATTCCAAAGATCATAGAAGGTGCTGATAGGGGGACAATTAAAGCACTCATCATAATGGGTGAAAACCCCATGATGTCAGATCCTGACATCGCTCATGTGGAACATGCCCTGGGCAAGCTCGATCTGATGGTTGCCATGGATATATTCATGAATGAAACGACTGCACTTGCTGATGTTGTACTTCCAAGCGCCTCATGGCCTGAAAAGGACGGTACTTTTACCAATACGGAAAGAAAGGTGCAGCGTGTCAGAAAGGCCGTTACAGCACCCGGTCTGGCGCTTCCCGACTGGAAGATTCTTGAAATGCTCGCCAATAAAATGGGCGCTTCATGGAACTATGCTGATGCAAATGCCATAATGGAAGAGATCAGGTCGGTTACCCCTTCATATAAAGGTATAAGCTATCAGAGGCTTGAAAATGAAGGTTTGCAGTGGCCATGCCCCAACGAAGAACATCCCGGCACCCGGATTCTCCATTCTGCCGCATTTACGCGTGGTAAAGGCCTTTTTACCGTTAATCACTATATGCCGCCCGCCGAGGTTACCGATAACCAATATCCTTTCATTCTGACAACAGGCCGTATTCTTCAGCAGTACCATACAGCGACAATGACGAGACGCTCAAAGGGTCTTGTTTCAATGACGCCCGATGCCTTTGTCGAGATAAATCCTGTTGATGCAAAGGAACTTGGAATAGCTGCAGGAGACAAGATTGAAATATCTTCACGCAGGGGAAAGATAACGGTCAATGCGGATGTAACGTCAAGCGTTGATAAGGGTGTTGTTTTTGTCCCGTTCCATTATCATGAAGCTGCAGTTAATAGACTGACAAATACGGCTATCGACCCAATCGCTAATATACCTGAGTACAAGGTATGCGCCGTGAGTTTAAAGAAAGCCCTGTAA